CAAGAGTTGTTGCACTTGCTCCCGTGCCTGTCGCCCATGAATGCCTTTGAGGTTCAAGGTAATTTCAACGTTTTCTGCCGCCGTTAACGCTGAGAAGAGATTGAAGTCTTGGAAGATAAAACCCAGGTGTTGCAGCCGAAATTGAGCCAGCCGCGAGGATGACATGTGGGTAATTTCTTCCCCAAGCAAATAAACCTGCCCAGAGGTGGGAGTCAGCAGTCCGGCTAGAACCGATAGGAGGGTGGTTTTCCCAGATCCAGAAGGCCCCATCAGCAGCTGTATCACTCCCTGGGGAATCCTCAGATCAATGCCTCTGAGAATCGGCAGGCGCTGCTGCCGAGACTGAAGCACCAACTCCACGCCTTGGGCTTCAATCGCGGCTCCTGAATTGATCAAGGCGGTACTACTGAGGGCAACTCGTTTTTGGGAACGAAGAGAGCCACCCCGTTGCAGCCCAGTTACTGCCTCGAACAAATGCGGTTGCGTGATCGCAGAATTCATGGGATTCAGCCTTTAGACTTGGGAAGCATTTAGTTACATTTCGACACTCGTACCATCCTAGGGTGGGGGGATGATCTTGCTGTTGCCAGCCTGTGTCAGTTGTGAGACTGGCTTGGCTGAATCTAGTGTCACTCCAGCTAGGGTCTCGGACACTAGACAATGATTAGTCTGTGTCCACCTAAGCATTACGGATAGATTGCGCTTTGTAAAGAACATAGATCAAACTCAGCCCTCAGGCTTCACCTGTATGAGTCATCCATTGGGATGAGAAGGCGTGGAGTGGCTTTAGTTCCATAGTTTTCAGTGTCTCGGCTGGTGCTGAACCCAAGCTGAATCTCTGCTGAACCGTTGCTGAATTAAGCGAGGATAGTAATGCACACCTCCGGGAAAGTTTTTGGGATCTATGCCCCTCAACCGTCGCCAATTATTAACGTTGTTGGGAGTTGGAGCTGGTACCTTGGCTACCGCTGAACTGTGGCCAGCCCCCGCTGCTGCTGTTGATGTAATCCCCGTCTCACAACCGTTTACACTCCCTCCCCTGCCCTACGCTTATAACGCCCTTGAGCCCTATATTGATGAGCGCACCATGCGGTTCCACCATGACAAGCATCATCAAGCTTATGTCGATAATCTCAACGCCGCCATCGCCCAGCATCCTGAGTTGTCCGGGAAGGGGGTTGAAGATTTGCTCCGCCATCTCAATGATTTACCAGCAAGCGTTCGAACCACGGTGCGCAATAATGGCGGCGGTCACCTCAACCACACGCTGTTTTGGGAAAGTATGGGGCCAAGGGTCGGCGGAGAACCTACTGGGGCGATCGCCGTGGCATTGGTGAAAAACTTTGGTAGCTTCGCCGCCTTTCAACAACAATTTAATGAAGCAGGTGCGAAGCGCTTTGGCAGTGGTTGGGTCTGGTTAGTCCGCACCCCGGAGGGCAAACTGGCAGTAATCAGTACCCCCAATCAAGATAGTCCGATCATGGAAGGTCTATTTCCAATCCTAGGCAATGATGTTTGGGAACATGCCTACTATCTGAGTTACCAGAATCGGCGCGGTGATTACCTAAAAGCCTGGTGGAATCTGGTTAACTGGCCTGTGATCAATCAGCGTCTTGAAGGGGCGATCTGATTCCACCCATGATGATTCTCACTCAGGTGTAGTATATTCTGGCTTCTGGCTTCAGAATTCTACCCAAGGAGCTGTTACTGAATTCATGGGGGAGTTGCTATAGCTCCAGAGGCGCGGCGACACCAATGACCATCGCTTCCTAGAGATGGCTGTATTCAGGGTAATTGATCACAAAATGGCAGTCCCCGATGGTCCCAAGACACCCCCCCTATGGCAACTCCTCCAGTGGATTCGGCAGCCACTGACCTATCTGGATACCAATGCCAGCCGTTATGGAGATTGTTTTATCGGTCACTTTGCCGGATTGCCAAAATTTTGGTTTATCAGCAATCCCCAGGCGATCGCGGCTATTTTCACCGCCGATGCCCAGCAATTTGACTCCGGTCAGGGCAATCAAATTCTGCGGCCCACCCTCGGGGATGGATCGATTCTGTTGCTTGATGGCAACCGCCATCAACGCCAGCGGCAACTGCTAATGCCCCCTTTCCATGGAGAGCGGATGCGAGCCTATGGTCAACTAATCAGCGAGATTACGGAGCAGGTCGTCCAGCAATGGGGAATCAATCAGCCGTTTACCCTGCGACCCAGGATGCAGGAAATTTCCCTGGGGGTGATTTTGCAAGTCGTGTTTGGGTTACACACCAGAGAACGCTGTGAACAACTACGGCAGATGCTGAATGCCTTTTTAGCGTTGACGACTTCGCCCTTGGGAAATGCCTTAGCGTTTTTCCCAGGGCTGCAAAGGGACTTAGGCGCGTGGAGTCCCCAAGGACGCTTTTTTCGACTGCGGCAGCAAATTGATCAGTTGATTTATGCCGAGATTGCCCAGCATCGTCAATCCCCCGACACCGGAATCGATATTCTCAGCTTGTTGTTGGCAGCCCGCGATGATGCCGGAGAGCCGATGAGCGATGAAGAATTGCGGGATGAACTGATGACGTTGCTGCTCGCAGGCCATGAGACCACTGCGACTGCCATGACCTGGGCACTGTATTGGATTCATACCTTGCCAACAGTGAAAGCGATCTTACTGGCAGAACTGAATTCCCTGGAGGATGACACCGATACGAGCGCGATCGCCCGTCTTCCCTATCTCCATGCTGTCTGCTGCGAAACCCTGCGAATTTATCCTATTGCCCTGATCACGCTGCCGCGAATCGTCAAATCTTCCATGGAACTCATGGGTTATCAGCTGCCGCCAGGAACGGTGCTGGCACCTTGCATTTATCTCACCCATCGGCGACCAGATCTCTATCCTGAGCCTCAGCAATTCCGCCCAGAACGGTTCCTAGAACAGCAGTTTTCTCCCTATGAGTATTTGCCATTTGGCGGCAGCAATCGTCGTTGCATCGGCGCAGCCTTTGCCTTGTTTGAGATGAAGTTAGTTTTGTCCAGAATTTTGCGATCCTGTCAACTAGAGAGAGTCGATCAACGCCCCGTGCGACCAACCCGCCGGGGAGTCACCATGGCTCCTGCCGGAGGTGTCCGCATCCTCCGGCGGTAAGCCCCAGACCCAAAAATGCTTGCCACGACACTCCTTGTTTACGACGGCTCCAGATCAGGGGTCAACAATTGAGTCGTGAGGTGGCGCAGTATCGTCAGCCCCCGCCATGATCCCTGAATCAGTCGGGCGGCGGCCAAGGGTTGACGGATTAGCCCCAGAGCTAATGGCAGGGGTAAGAGGCTGCCATCCAGACTCAAGGCTGCCGTGATATCCGGCAGGTCATGGTGGCAGTCATCGCTCACCACGCGCACCATTGCCAGAGATGCTCCGGTGTCTGCGAGAACCTCTAGCGCCGCAGCGCCTTCCATATCGACGACAGCAGCCCCGGTGGTTTGCCCGAGGTGACGCTTTTCTTGGGCGGTAACCATTAGGCGATCGCTACTCCAAGCGGTTACCAATGGTAGCGTGGGGAACCTTGTTTGCAATCGAGCTGTGAAATCGGAGTCACAGACTTGGAATTTCTCTGAAGGTTGGCTGCTCAAACATCCTCGGTAGATCACTCCATCTCCCACACCATAGACAGGTTGCAAACTGCCACATAGACCCATGATCACAATGCGAGGTTGGTGTAATTTCTGAAAATCATCCTGATGAATCCAGTGGTATAAGTAGTTGCGAAGAGGTTGAAGACCCACCGGGACTGCCAGCACTTTCACGTTGGGCATTTCAACGGCGCGTGCTCCCTGAGTAACCGATTGATACTCTGCGCCCTGTGGAACCAAAATCAAATCAATCAAAGCGGACATTGCTTTCTCAGATGGCTAAAAATTCCTTGCTTCCAGATCCCTTTCACGATGCTTTCATCTTGTCAAGTATCTCAGGTAATGAAATAGGCTATCCTGATGGAAACTTCTCCTACTAGGAGATATTACTCAGTCTCTCTCCAGATCCCGGCAACCTGCCATGAAGCCAGTTCAACTGCAACCCACCTCGCTAAAGTCTACTCTGTTTGATCTTGCCACCTACCTCAGGCAACGACAGGAGCTGGTAGAGGCTGCCCTCGATACTTCAATGCCAATTCTCTACCCTGAGAAGCTTTACGAGGCCATGCGCTACTCTTTGTTGGCTGGGGGTAAGCGCCTGCGCCCAATTTTGTGTATTGCCAGTTGTGAACTGGTCGGTGGGACGCTGGAGATGGCAATGCCCACAGCCTGTGCCCTGGAGATGATCCATACGATGTCGTTGATCCATGACGATCTGCCCGCCATGGACAACGACGACTACCGCCGAGGCAAGCTTACCAATCACAAGGTCTTTGGGGAACGGATTGCAATCCTAGCGGGAGATGCTCTCTGGGCCTATGCCTTTGAATGGATTGCCAGCCAAACCCAGGGTGTCCCTGCCGAACAAATTTTGCCTGTGGTTGCCCAAGTGGGTCGAGCCATTGGTGCCGCTGGTCTCGTGGGAGGGCAGGTGGCTGATCTGGAGGCTGAAGGGAAAACCGATACCTCTGTGGAAGCGCTGCACTTCATCCATACCCATAAAACAGGTGCACTTCTAGAAGCGTCTGTGGTCAGCGGAGCCATCCTAGCGGCAGCATCGGAGATCCAATTAGAACACCTCTCCCGATATGCTCAAAACATTGGTCTCGCCTTCCAGATTATGGATGACATTCTGGATATTACGGCAACGGATCAAGAACTGGGTAAAACCGCAGGCAAAGATCTCAAAGTACAAAAAGCCACCTATCCCAGTCTCTGGGGATTGGAGGAGTCTCGGTACCAAGCTAAGCAGTTGATCACAGCAGCAAAGGATGAGTTAGAGCTGTTTGGAGATCAGGCGTTACCCTTACTCTCTCTGGCAGACTTTATTGTCAACCGCCGATCTTAAAGTAGGAGGCTCCCAATGCATCCTACTTTGGAAGAAAGGTAACGGATCACCCTGAGGGAATTACCATGTTCCCGTTTTTGGGTTGTCCCGATATCTTACTGTGGTATACGATGCTCCCGATCCGCTGCGAACTGCCTCCTATGCCCCCGCTGGCGTGTTAGCAGGTGTGTTCCAGCTCAAGGGGTAATCTAAGCGGTGGCGGTACTCTTTGGTACCCGATGCACCACATTGACGGTTTCTTGAATCACTAAGCCTGCAGTGACCATCTCTTGCACAATGGGGAGAAAAGCAGCGATCGCCTCAGCCTGATCAATAAGAATCACAAGAATGGGTAAGGCTGAAGCCATTTCAAACATTCGGGCGGTATGGATAGTATGGTGATCTCGAAGTCCGTAGCCCTCCATCCCCCTAAAAACTGAGGCACCCGAGAGATGATGCTTTTGGGCTGCTTCAACGATCGCGGTATGGAGTGGCTTACCATGCCACTGATCAACTTCAGTGATGTGAATGGTGAGCTTTTCCCATGTCTCCATGTTGCCTCCTGCTAATCTACGGCTGATTGATCGATGGCTGATCTACTCGGTGGTTGTTGTAAAGCCCATTCCACCTGACTGAGCACTCCCTGTAACAATGCCACCTCTTGCTTGGTAAGGCCAGACCGCTTATACAGTTGGCGGAATTTTCCCATGCGACTGGCAGCGGTGTGGGGGTAAAGATACCCAATTTTTAATAAGAGGTTTTCTAGGTGTTGAAAGTAGCGCTCTAGCTCGTCTAGGGGAGCAATCTCCGTCCCTATCACTCCATCGGGAAGTTGATGAATCGATGCGGCTTGCCTGTGAACAGATTGATAGAGTTCGTAGCAGCAAATACCAACAGACTGAGCCAAATTTAGCGACAAGTATTGGGGATGGGCGGGAATGGTGACATAGCGTTGGGCATAGTTTAATTCTAGGTTGGTGAGTCCATGATCTTCTCGACCAAAAATCAGGGCTGAGGGGACTTCCAGCAACCAGGGTAAAGCAACCTGGGGGGACTCTAAATCCACTGTCAGGGTACGACTCCGCGCTGTGGTGGCGATCGCCCGGTAACATCCCTGTAACCCATCAGGTAAGGTTGCCACCCGTTGCGCGGCTTCTAGAATATCCCCCGCATGGACGGCCATCTGCCGAGCTTCATCCCCCAGAGGATCACATTGGGGATTCACCAACACCAACTGCTGGAGTCCCATATTCTTCATGACGCGGGCGATCGCCCCTACGTTACGGGGACCTGCTGGTTCCACCAAAATAATGCGTACATTTGCCAGATCAGGCTCACCCATGCTGTTTTTTCTTGGTTAAGTTACAAGCCCAAACCCTTAGCCCCTCCTACCAGGAAACCCACCCTAGGAGAGGCTGAGAAGTTTCAGAGCGAATGGCTCCGATCCCCGATCCAGAAATTGTTTCTAAACCATTGCTGGCACTGGGATTCTCAGGTGGGGATACAGCGGAAACCGCTCACACAGATTTGCAACCCGCTGACGGCAGTCTTGGGCGATTGCCTCGGCATCGGGGTGCAAGAGGCGATCGCCCAGGATATTCCCAATCTCCGTAAATTCCTCCGTCCCGAGTCCACGGGTGGTCATGGCAGGTGAACCCAGACGCAGTCCACTGGTGACAAAGGGCGATGCTGGATCAAAGGGAACCGTATTCTTGTTGGCGGTAATATTCACCGCACTCACCAATTGGTCTGCCTGCTTCCCCGTCATGCCAATTGAACGCAAATCAACCAGCATTAAGTGGTTATCGGTGCCATCGGAAACAATTTTCAACCCCCGCTGCTGTAACTGACTTGCAAGGGCACGGGCATTGGCAATCACTTGAGCCGAATAGTGCTTAAATTCAGGTTTTAAGGCTTCGCCAAAGGCAACTGCTTTCGCCGCAATTACATGCTCCAGTGGCCCACCTTGGGACCCGGGAAAGACACTCTTGTCAAACTTCTTGCCCAACTCGATATCATGGGTGAGAATCAGACCGCCCCGTGGTCCCCGCAGGGTTTTGTGAGTGGTGGTGGTGACCACATCACAATAGGGAATCGGATTGGGGTGATGCCCTGTGGCAACCAACCCCGCAATGTGGGCAATGTCCGCCATTAAGTAGGCTCCCACTTCGTCGGCGATCGCCCGAAATTTATCGAACTGAATCACCCGAGGATAGGCTGAATATCCACAGATGATTAGCTTCGGACGATGTTGCAACGCCAGATCCCGGATCTGATCGTAGTCCAGCTGCTCTGTTTCAGGGCTAACGCCGTAGTGACAAACCTGGAACCATTTTCCTGACACATTCACCGGTGAACCGTGGGTGAGGTGACCGCCATGGGACAGATCCATACCGAGAATCTTATCCCCCGGTTCCAATAAAGCGAGAAATACGGCAAAGTTCGCCTGAGCACCGGAATGGGGTTGGACATTGGCATGGACGGCACCAAAGAGTTGCTTGGCTCGCTCAATGGCCAGTTGTTCAATTTCATCGATATATTCACAACCGCCGTAATAGCGCTTACCCGGCAGACCTTCAGCATACTTATTGGTGAGGACAGAGCCTTGGGCCGCCAGAACGGCTGCGGAGGTGAAGTTTTCGCTGGCAATCAACTCAAGGTGATCCCGCTGGCGTTGGAGTTCCTGCTGAATGAAACCCGCAACGACCGGATCTGTTTCGGCTAGCAAGTCTAAGTTGGTCTGGGGCACAGGCAAACCTCTTGAAGATCACAGATATCTAAACAGATATCTATTGTAGAACCTGTAGAACCAGCACTTGGGGTGACGGCGCGACCCTAAGAATCATGACGATGCCGCCGCTACAACACCCGACATTGGCCTTGATGGCGCAGTAGGTGATCACACAACACCAATGCCATCATCGCTTCCACCATGGGTACGGCTCTCGGCAAGACACA
This genomic window from Neosynechococcus sphagnicola sy1 contains:
- a CDS encoding RNA methyltransferase; protein product: MGEPDLANVRIILVEPAGPRNVGAIARVMKNMGLQQLVLVNPQCDPLGDEARQMAVHAGDILEAAQRVATLPDGLQGCYRAIATTARSRTLTVDLESPQVALPWLLEVPSALIFGREDHGLTNLELNYAQRYVTIPAHPQYLSLNLAQSVGICCYELYQSVHRQAASIHQLPDGVIGTEIAPLDELERYFQHLENLLLKIGYLYPHTAASRMGKFRQLYKRSGLTKQEVALLQGVLSQVEWALQQPPSRSAIDQSAVD
- a CDS encoding cytochrome P450, which produces MAVPDGPKTPPLWQLLQWIRQPLTYLDTNASRYGDCFIGHFAGLPKFWFISNPQAIAAIFTADAQQFDSGQGNQILRPTLGDGSILLLDGNRHQRQRQLLMPPFHGERMRAYGQLISEITEQVVQQWGINQPFTLRPRMQEISLGVILQVVFGLHTRERCEQLRQMLNAFLALTTSPLGNALAFFPGLQRDLGAWSPQGRFFRLRQQIDQLIYAEIAQHRQSPDTGIDILSLLLAARDDAGEPMSDEELRDELMTLLLAGHETTATAMTWALYWIHTLPTVKAILLAELNSLEDDTDTSAIARLPYLHAVCCETLRIYPIALITLPRIVKSSMELMGYQLPPGTVLAPCIYLTHRRPDLYPEPQQFRPERFLEQQFSPYEYLPFGGSNRRCIGAAFALFEMKLVLSRILRSCQLERVDQRPVRPTRRGVTMAPAGGVRILRR
- the glyA gene encoding serine hydroxymethyltransferase is translated as MPQTNLDLLAETDPVVAGFIQQELQRQRDHLELIASENFTSAAVLAAQGSVLTNKYAEGLPGKRYYGGCEYIDEIEQLAIERAKQLFGAVHANVQPHSGAQANFAVFLALLEPGDKILGMDLSHGGHLTHGSPVNVSGKWFQVCHYGVSPETEQLDYDQIRDLALQHRPKLIICGYSAYPRVIQFDKFRAIADEVGAYLMADIAHIAGLVATGHHPNPIPYCDVVTTTTHKTLRGPRGGLILTHDIELGKKFDKSVFPGSQGGPLEHVIAAKAVAFGEALKPEFKHYSAQVIANARALASQLQQRGLKIVSDGTDNHLMLVDLRSIGMTGKQADQLVSAVNITANKNTVPFDPASPFVTSGLRLGSPAMTTRGLGTEEFTEIGNILGDRLLHPDAEAIAQDCRQRVANLCERFPLYPHLRIPVPAMV
- a CDS encoding ABC transporter ATP-binding protein, yielding MNSAITQPHLFEAVTGLQRGGSLRSQKRVALSSTALINSGAAIEAQGVELVLQSRQQRLPILRGIDLRIPQGVIQLLMGPSGSGKTTLLSVLAGLLTPTSGQVYLLGEEITHMSSSRLAQFRLQHLGFIFQDFNLFSALTAAENVEITLNLKGIHGRQAREQVQQLLEQVGLADKADHKPQDLSGGQQQRVAIARALAGSPQLIMADEPTASLDSQSGYSVMELLRQLAKERNCTVLMVTHDPRILDLADRILHLEDGMLLAS
- the crtE gene encoding geranylgeranyl diphosphate synthase CrtE, translating into MKPVQLQPTSLKSTLFDLATYLRQRQELVEAALDTSMPILYPEKLYEAMRYSLLAGGKRLRPILCIASCELVGGTLEMAMPTACALEMIHTMSLIHDDLPAMDNDDYRRGKLTNHKVFGERIAILAGDALWAYAFEWIASQTQGVPAEQILPVVAQVGRAIGAAGLVGGQVADLEAEGKTDTSVEALHFIHTHKTGALLEASVVSGAILAAASEIQLEHLSRYAQNIGLAFQIMDDILDITATDQELGKTAGKDLKVQKATYPSLWGLEESRYQAKQLITAAKDELELFGDQALPLLSLADFIVNRRS
- a CDS encoding DUF190 domain-containing protein, which translates into the protein METWEKLTIHITEVDQWHGKPLHTAIVEAAQKHHLSGASVFRGMEGYGLRDHHTIHTARMFEMASALPILVILIDQAEAIAAFLPIVQEMVTAGLVIQETVNVVHRVPKSTATA
- a CDS encoding superoxide dismutase, whose amino-acid sequence is MPLNRRQLLTLLGVGAGTLATAELWPAPAAAVDVIPVSQPFTLPPLPYAYNALEPYIDERTMRFHHDKHHQAYVDNLNAAIAQHPELSGKGVEDLLRHLNDLPASVRTTVRNNGGGHLNHTLFWESMGPRVGGEPTGAIAVALVKNFGSFAAFQQQFNEAGAKRFGSGWVWLVRTPEGKLAVISTPNQDSPIMEGLFPILGNDVWEHAYYLSYQNRRGDYLKAWWNLVNWPVINQRLEGAI